The endosymbiont of Bathymodiolus septemdierum str. Myojin knoll sequence CTGCGTGAGGGTCTTGGACTTTTTTCACAATTTTTTGATAATACCCTTGAATGCCTATTGGCTGGTTGATGGATAATTGTTCTCTGAGAGATAGGTGTAAATTAATGTGTAAAAAAGGGTTGACTTCGCCCTGTTCTGGAAAATAATCTGACTCTATGTCATTGATGTATGTGTGATATTCAGGGTGCATTTCAATCACTTTCGTGAGCTGATCTTCTAGGGGGTCTAAGGGTTTTTTATTTAAAAATTTTTGCCATGCATTAGCAAGGAATTGGCGTTGTTGCGTTCTATCTTGTGTGTAAAGCACTTAGTCTAAATTCTTTTCTTCGTACTCACATAAGTCAAGCAAAATACACTCAGGGCACAACGGCGAACGCGCTTTACAAGTATAACGACCGTGTAAAATCATTAAGTGATGTGCGGGCACACGATATTCATCAGGGATGAATTTAACCAATTTCTTTTCTACTTCTAACACAGTCTTACCACTGGCAATCGCTGTGCGATTGGCAACACGATAAATGTGTGTGTCAACAGCAATGGTCGGATGTCCAAAAGCTGTGTTTAAAACCACATTTGCTGTTTTGCGACCAACGCCTGGCAGGGCTTCTAGTTCTTTGCGTGTTTCGGGTACTTTAGAATCGTATTTATCAATCAAAATTTTGCATGCTTGAACGATATGCTTGGCTTTTGAGTTAAACAGACCGATGGTTTTGATGGTTTCTCTCACTGCATCTTCACCCAATTCATAAATTGCTTCAGGTGTATTTGCCAATGGGAAAAGTTTCTCCGTGACCTTGTTGACACTTTTATCCGTCGCTTGTGCTGATAAAGTTACCGCGACCAACAATTCAAAAGGCGTTGAATAGTTTAATTCTGTTGTTGGATTAGGTATCTTTTTTAGTAACCTACCAAATATTTCACTGCGAGTTTCGGCGTTCATTGTTTTTTTTGTATCACTTTGATTGAGCAAATATTATACAGTGAAAACCCATAAATAGCAAAGTCATGCTACAGCATACTTTATAAGAGATATGGGTCCTATAAAAAGGATTCTGCATATTGTTCTAATTGCGCCCATAAGTTTTCTTTTTCAGGGTGTATCTTACGCATTGTATTGATGGTATTTGAATATTTATCAATTGACAAATATCCATTTTCTCCAGACTGCATACGCCCCTGCACGGTTTCAAACCAGTTTTCTTGCTCATCTTCAGTTAAAGATTCTGGATAATTTCTAGCTTTAAAATGGATTAATAAGGTATTGAGTTTTGCATCTTTAAATTTTGGATGAAATGCCTTTAACTGCTCTACACTCAGTGTTTGAATTTGATCGCAGATTACCCTATCTGTGTTATCTATAAAACCGTCATACAACAACTGGTCGGCATCCGTACTTGGTGCAGGTCTATCGCCTTCATTGCGATATAAATCTTGTGCTACTTTACCAAGTGCAATTTGATTATCTTTAATAAATTCCAACCTTTGTAACCTAATATCCATATCCAGTTGCAATTGCCCTGCAATCGCAGGGTCTAATTTGTAAACATTTGGTACAAACATTGGACTTTTGTTAAAAATTAAATCTTTAATTTGCAATCTTTCCATGCCCTCTGGTAAATCTGACTGTTTGGTGAACATTAATTTTTTTAATTCATCAATTTCCAATTCCAATAAAATTGCAGGATCTTGGTCAAGATTAAACACAATTGCACGGTCATTATATTCAGGGTGATACGCTAATGCTGTACATAGACGCGTACAAGAAAGCATAGCAGGATACATTCCTGAAGTATGCAGCATTGGTTCAAACAGTTTGATTTTATTCTCAACCGTTTTCTTTTCTCTGAGACTGAATGCATACGCAAATAATTTCGGTTGCGTGTCCTTGATAATTTTCGCAATCGCAATCGTCGCCCGTACATCTGCCAATGCATCGTGGGCATCACTATGTTCAATGCCATTCGCAGGTGCAAGTTGGTCTAATCTAAAGACAGGTTTACCATTTTCATCAAATACCCATTTTAGGCAATTGTCTTTTTTTAATGCATAACACAAGCGCACTACATCTAAAATATCCCAACGCGTATTGCCATTTTTCCAATGCCAAGTATAAGGATCAATGAAGTTTCGATATAAAGTGTAGCGGGTAAATTCATCGTCAAAACGAATGCTGTTGTAGCCAACCACACAGGTGTTCGGCGCTGAAAATTCAGTGTGAATTTTCTTAATAAATTGGTGTTCAATTAAGCCATTTTGCTCACAATATTGTGGTGTGATACCCGTCACTGCACACGCCTCTGGCGATGGTAAGCAATCATTCGTCGGCTTACAATAAAACATATGCTCATCTAAGATATTTAGATTTTCATCTGTGCGAATGCCTGCAAATTGTGAGATGCGAGATGTTTTCGGGCTCAATCCAAAAGTTTCGTAGTCGTACCAATAAAATGTTTTCATATTTATACAAAGACCTCCATGGGTTATTTTAGCAATAAAAAACCCAGTCATTAAGACTGGGTTTTTTTAATTCTAAATAAATAAATTTACTGTGGAATTACATTTACAGCTTGAGGGCCTTTAGCACCGTCTTCTAAATCGAACACAACTTCCTGACCTTCATCTAGTGATTTATAGCCATCACCCTCAATAGCGCGGAAGTGAACGAATACATCGTCACCACTTTCTTGCTCAATAAAACCAAAACCTTTTTTTGCGTCAAACCATTTGACCTTTCCTGTTGTAGACATAATAGTCTCCTTTATTATAAAAAAAAATACCGAAAAAAAACGAGACCACTTTTATAACTCAGAGTTGATGCAAAGCATCAGTACCACATAATAAACAGCAGCTGTATTCTTACCAGCATTTGCTATTTTAATGAATTATACGACGATGTGAAGCTTATTTGAATTTTATTGGGAGTGACACTCATGGAAAATCTGCGCTGGACAGGTGGCACAGATTTCCCTCTCCAATCTTTTGTAAATAGAGGCGATTGCCTGTGATTTTGAGTCAAAGAAATTCGCTCTACCGATACGCTCAATGAAATGTGACTTGGCGGAAAATTCATAAACAGGGGCTTTTAGACCTACAAAATATAAGCCACCTCCATTTTTTACCAAACTATTGTTCTCCGAAATGAGTGCCTCTGTGCCTGCTAAGTCAATAAAGTTAATGCCACTGGCAACAATTAAAATATGGTTGATACGCTCATTTTCAACAATGGTGGCAATGCGTTTTTGAATGTGACTCACAGAGCCAAAATAAACCGACATATCGATACGGATAATTTTAAGTTGAGGACATTGTTTGAGTGGTTTTTCCTCAATATTGATCAATTTGCGCTTACCACTAGTTTCGACATTATCCAATGATAGAGTGGGGATGCTTGGGGTGGAGGTTTTACTCAAAAATAGCACCAATGAAAGCAAAACACCCAAATAAATAGCAAATTCTAATTCAAGAAAGAGGGTGGCCAAGAAAGTGGTTATTAAAACTGCCGACTCTTCCATGCTAAAACTCAGAGTCTCGCGAATATGATGAAAATCAATCAAATTATAGGCAACCACCAAAATCACACCTGCCATTGCAGCAATTGGTAAATATGCCATTAAGGGTGCGATTAATAACACGATTGCCATCAAAATAATGGCTGCAAAAATAGCAGATAACGGGGTTTTTGCACCAGATGCATAATTCAATCCTGAGCGGGTAAATGAACCAGAGCCTGCGTAACTTGACATAAAACTACCGAATATATTTGACATGCCTTGTCCAATAAATTCTTGGTTAGAATTGATGCGTTGATTGGATTTAGTGGCAACAGCCCGGCTGATTGAAACAGCTTCAATTAAACCCAGTAGAGCCACAGCAAAGGCCTCAGGTGCTAGCATCTTGATGGTTTCAAGAGAGAAACTTGGCATTGACAATGGTGGTAAATGTGCGGGAATTTCACCGACTAATTTAATTTCTGAGGTAAATTCCTTAAAATACAAAGCAAGCACACTACCAACAATCATTCCTATTAATAAATTCGGCAATTTAGGTAGAAATTTTTTGATTAAAATCGTTGTAATTAGGGTGGCTAAGCCAATAGTGACAAGATAAAAATTGGTATTACCTACGCCTTGATATAAGTCTATTAAAGTGTGAAAAAAAGACTCACCTTTGGGGATAAAAATCCCTGTAATATGCTTTAACTGACTGCTGGCAATTAAAATCGCTGCACCTGCAGTAAAACCAATAACCACTGTATGCGAAACGAAATTAACCATTGCACCTAATCGTGCCAAGCCAAAGGCTAATTGATATACGCCTGCAAGGAAAGTGAGCGTCAATGTTAAAGAAACAAATTCAGTAGTACCAGGTTCTGCATGATGAGAAATCGCAGAAAAAACCACAATAGAAATTGCCGTTGTTGGCCCCGACACTAGATGTAGTGACGAGCCAAATAAAGCAGCAATAATCGGCGTGACCATTGCGGTATAAAGTCCGTATTCAGGGGGTAATCCTGCGATTGTTGCAAATGCCACACCTTGTGGTAGGACGATAACTGCACCTGTTAAACCTGCGATTAAGTCTGCTTTAATCGTGTCTTTAGTAATAAGTTTGAACCACGCTAAAAAAGGGAAAAAGTTTCTAAAATTAAAATTCATTACTTACCTCGAAAATTTTGGTTTCTTGCTGCGTCGGTTATTTCCATCGCTGCCTTTGCCTTTGTAGTTTGAACTTTTTCCTTTACTTCTGCGGTCTTTTGAGAATTTCTTGCGACCAAATTTACGGTCTCTATCACCACCATTAAAATTTGAACCACCGATTCTTGCTGTGTTATTTTTATCCGTCAATGCAACTATATTTAGACGCTTACCGCAAACCACAGTTTTTTGTAATAATGTCAAAACCTCTTTTGGCATTTCATCTGGTAAATCAACGGTTGAAAAATTATCAAAAATCTGAATTGAACCGATATATTCACTATCAATATCGGCTTCATTTGCAACCGCACCCAAAATATTGCCTGGCTTTACGCTGTTATTATTACCGACATCAACACGGTAACGCAACATTGGAACTTGTGGATTGTCTTTGAGTGGTGAGGCTTCTGTTGAAATGGTTTTTTCTTCGCCTTGCCTTTGCTCTCTGCCAAAACTTTGGGTTTTATCAGAAATCAACAATGGCTCTTTGCCTTGTGCGATAAATGCTAAGGCAGCAGCTACTTTTACCGATTCTAATTCTGGATTTGCTTCTTGGAATTCAGTCACTAATTTCTCAAAAACTTCTAAGTTTTGGTTGTTAATCGTGTCTGAAATATTGTTTTTAAAAGTTTCAATGCGTTTTGCGTTGATAATTTTGGCAGTCGGCAATTCAATTGGTTCAATTTTTTGGCGTGTGACTCGTTCAATGGTATTTAGCATGCGTCTTTCACGGTTTGAGACGAATAAAATTGCCTCTCCAGAACGACCTGCACGACCTGTTCTGCCAATGCGATGCACATAGGTTTCGGCATCTTGTGGAATGTCGTAATTAACCACATGTGAAATTCGTTGTACATCTAAACCACGCGCGGCTACATCTGTTGCCACTAAAATATCAATCTTACCTTTTTTGTAATTATTAATAATGCGTTCGCGTTGATTTTGAGCGATGTCGCCGTTGATTGCAGCCACAGAAAACCCACGAGCAGAGAGTTTTTCTTCTAATTCAACCGTCATGGTTTTAGTGCGAGCAAAAACAATCATTGCGTCGAACGAAATAACTTCTAAGATACGCGTCAACGCATCTAATTTCATTGCCATATTACTCACCATCATATACTTTTGAGTAATTGTTAGCGCTGTTTCTGTCTTGTTTTTAACTTGGACAATCTTTGGGTTGTTTAAAAACTTTTCTGCCACTTTCTTAATGACAGTGGGCATTGTCGCTGAAAATAAGGCAATTTGACGCGCTTCTGGAATGCGCTCCATTACCCATTTAATATCATCAATAAAACCCATCTTTAGCATTTCATCGGCTTCATCTAAAACGAATGATTTCAAGTTATCCAACTTCAAAGTGCCGCGTTTAATATGGTCCATCACCCTGCCAGGTGTGCCAACCACAGCGTGGACGCCGCGTTTTAACGGTCGTAATTGCACATCGTAAGATTGCCCGCCATAAATTGGCAATACATGAAAACCTTTTAAACCTCGTGCATAGGTCTGCACTGCCTCGGATACTTGAATGGCAAGTTCACGCGTTGGTGTTAAAATCAGAAGTTGTGGCGCATTTAAATCCAGATTAATTTTGTCTAATAAAGGTAAAGCAAAAGCGGCCGTTTTACCTGTGCCTGTTTGTGCTTGACCGATGACATCTTTACCATCTAGTAGGTAATTAATACATTGTTCTTGAATGGGTGACGGTGTCTCATAACCGATTTTGTCCAAAACCCCTAAAATAGAGTCAGATAATCCCAAGTCACTAAACTTGATTTGCGGTTTATTGTTTTCTTGCTTTTCTTGAGAATCAGACATGGTGTCTTTTATAGGGGGCGTGTGTTAAAGAATGAAATTATACACTATTGCGTACCTAATATTAGTATTTCATTATATAATAATCAACTTTTACGATAATAGGCGATTTTTATGGTATCGTTAAACAAATGAAAACTCAGATAAATACGGCTAATTTAGAATTTTCTGATTGTAGCCAATGTGCTGTCAGGTCAAGAGCTTTATTCAGTGCAGTTGACGAGGACAAAGTGCATATTACGCAAGAATATCGTGACAAATGCCGTGTTTTTTCAGCGGGTGATATTATTCATATAGAGAAAGAGCCTATTAATTATGCTTTCACACTACGCACTGGCTGTTTGATTTTGTACAATGATTTAAGCAATGGCGAGCGCCAGATTTTAAGAGTTGCGCTACCAGGTGATTTTGTCGGCTTTAGTCGTAACCGTAATGGCGAATTGTTGTATTCCATCAAGGCAGAAACCGATTCCAGTATTTGCTTATTTTTTGATGATAATGTCACCAAAATGATTTCAGAGAATGCTGAAATTGCCAAAAGATTGATTGAATTACAATCGCACGAAGCCAGTTTATGCCAACAACGCCTCTTAAATTTAGGGCAGAAAACGGCGACTGAAAGTTTGGCTTATTTGATTATGGAGCTTTATTCACGCATTCGCATGCAATCCCCCAAAGAGTTTAACTTTACAACGGGTGAGGCATTTTTCCCACTCAGTCAGGCAGATATGGGCGATGCCTTAGGATTAACTAAGGTGCATGTAAATAGAGTAATTACCAATTTTAAAAAGCAAGGATTGATTGCTTATAGTCGTAAAAAAATACGCGTGATTGACGAACAAAAACTCTCTGAGGTCGCACAGTTTGATATTGCGTTAATTGAAGATCCATTTCGCCAATTTATTTAAACAAAAGCAACATAAGTTATTTATTTAAAATAAATAACTCGATATAATGTTCAGCAATTATCAAAAAAATGTAGTGTTAGATGCAATATTTTAATTATTCAACTGGTAAAGACACAGGAAGGTTATTATGATTCAAGCAAGTATTCAGCGTTTAGTAGATTCGCAATATTCCCCCGCTAAATTATTTTTTGGCTTTTCAGTTTGGTTGATTCTTATTCCACCTATTAGCGCATTTTATGGCAGTTATTATACGGGCTGGTCATTAGGTATTGGCGAACCAATTCACTTGTCTTTTTCAGAGTCTATCGCTATTGCAATTTTTTATGCTATGGCATTAATCATAGCCTGGTTTTTAACCGCATTTATTATTAAATGGATGTCCAGAGTTTATGCCCCAGAGGCAACATTAAAAGACGCCTTTGCTGTTGTAACAGTAGTAACTACACCAATTATGATAGGCGGTTTTGCACATTTGTATCCTTCTGTGTTATTCCATGTTGTTGCACTTACGCCTGTTTTTATTTTAAGTGGGTATTTATTATTTGCCTCTATTCCAGTATTGTTAAAAACCAACTATGATCGTGGCATTTTTATGGGTTGCTCACTATTAGGATTTGTGGCGACTGGTTTTTTATGTTTTTT is a genomic window containing:
- the sbcB gene encoding exodeoxyribonuclease I; this encodes MKTFYWYDYETFGLSPKTSRISQFAGIRTDENLNILDEHMFYCKPTNDCLPSPEACAVTGITPQYCEQNGLIEHQFIKKIHTEFSAPNTCVVGYNSIRFDDEFTRYTLYRNFIDPYTWHWKNGNTRWDILDVVRLCYALKKDNCLKWVFDENGKPVFRLDQLAPANGIEHSDAHDALADVRATIAIAKIIKDTQPKLFAYAFSLREKKTVENKIKLFEPMLHTSGMYPAMLSCTRLCTALAYHPEYNDRAIVFNLDQDPAILLELEIDELKKLMFTKQSDLPEGMERLQIKDLIFNKSPMFVPNVYKLDPAIAGQLQLDMDIRLQRLEFIKDNQIALGKVAQDLYRNEGDRPAPSTDADQLLYDGFIDNTDRVICDQIQTLSVEQLKAFHPKFKDAKLNTLLIHFKARNYPESLTEDEQENWFETVQGRMQSGENGYLSIDKYSNTINTMRKIHPEKENLWAQLEQYAESFL
- a CDS encoding SulP family inorganic anion transporter; protein product: MNFNFRNFFPFLAWFKLITKDTIKADLIAGLTGAVIVLPQGVAFATIAGLPPEYGLYTAMVTPIIAALFGSSLHLVSGPTTAISIVVFSAISHHAEPGTTEFVSLTLTLTFLAGVYQLAFGLARLGAMVNFVSHTVVIGFTAGAAILIASSQLKHITGIFIPKGESFFHTLIDLYQGVGNTNFYLVTIGLATLITTILIKKFLPKLPNLLIGMIVGSVLALYFKEFTSEIKLVGEIPAHLPPLSMPSFSLETIKMLAPEAFAVALLGLIEAVSISRAVATKSNQRINSNQEFIGQGMSNIFGSFMSSYAGSGSFTRSGLNYASGAKTPLSAIFAAIILMAIVLLIAPLMAYLPIAAMAGVILVVAYNLIDFHHIRETLSFSMEESAVLITTFLATLFLELEFAIYLGVLLSLVLFLSKTSTPSIPTLSLDNVETSGKRKLINIEEKPLKQCPQLKIIRIDMSVYFGSVSHIQKRIATIVENERINHILIVASGINFIDLAGTEALISENNSLVKNGGGLYFVGLKAPVYEFSAKSHFIERIGRANFFDSKSQAIASIYKRLEREICATCPAQIFHECHSQ
- a CDS encoding DUF1841 family protein, which gives rise to MLYTQDRTQQRQFLANAWQKFLNKKPLDPLEDQLTKVIEMHPEYHTYINDIESDYFPEQGEVNPFLHINLHLSLREQLSINQPIGIQGYYQKIVKKVQDPHAAEHKMMDCIAEMIFSSQKNKTPMDHQAYIHCLENNSLR
- a CDS encoding Yip1 family protein; protein product: MIQASIQRLVDSQYSPAKLFFGFSVWLILIPPISAFYGSYYTGWSLGIGEPIHLSFSESIAIAIFYAMALIIAWFLTAFIIKWMSRVYAPEATLKDAFAVVTVVTTPIMIGGFAHLYPSVLFHVVALTPVFILSGYLLFASIPVLLKTNYDRGIFMGCSLLGFVATGFLCFLGIVTTAWVQGIGPNLGV
- a CDS encoding Crp/Fnr family transcriptional regulator, with the translated sequence MKTQINTANLEFSDCSQCAVRSRALFSAVDEDKVHITQEYRDKCRVFSAGDIIHIEKEPINYAFTLRTGCLILYNDLSNGERQILRVALPGDFVGFSRNRNGELLYSIKAETDSSICLFFDDNVTKMISENAEIAKRLIELQSHEASLCQQRLLNLGQKTATESLAYLIMELYSRIRMQSPKEFNFTTGEAFFPLSQADMGDALGLTKVHVNRVITNFKKQGLIAYSRKKIRVIDEQKLSEVAQFDIALIEDPFRQFI
- the nth gene encoding endonuclease III, translating into MNAETRSEIFGRLLKKIPNPTTELNYSTPFELLVAVTLSAQATDKSVNKVTEKLFPLANTPEAIYELGEDAVRETIKTIGLFNSKAKHIVQACKILIDKYDSKVPETRKELEALPGVGRKTANVVLNTAFGHPTIAVDTHIYRVANRTAIASGKTVLEVEKKLVKFIPDEYRVPAHHLMILHGRYTCKARSPLCPECILLDLCEYEEKNLD
- a CDS encoding DEAD/DEAH box helicase — its product is MSDSQEKQENNKPQIKFSDLGLSDSILGVLDKIGYETPSPIQEQCINYLLDGKDVIGQAQTGTGKTAAFALPLLDKINLDLNAPQLLILTPTRELAIQVSEAVQTYARGLKGFHVLPIYGGQSYDVQLRPLKRGVHAVVGTPGRVMDHIKRGTLKLDNLKSFVLDEADEMLKMGFIDDIKWVMERIPEARQIALFSATMPTVIKKVAEKFLNNPKIVQVKNKTETALTITQKYMMVSNMAMKLDALTRILEVISFDAMIVFARTKTMTVELEEKLSARGFSVAAINGDIAQNQRERIINNYKKGKIDILVATDVAARGLDVQRISHVVNYDIPQDAETYVHRIGRTGRAGRSGEAILFVSNRERRMLNTIERVTRQKIEPIELPTAKIINAKRIETFKNNISDTINNQNLEVFEKLVTEFQEANPELESVKVAAALAFIAQGKEPLLISDKTQSFGREQRQGEEKTISTEASPLKDNPQVPMLRYRVDVGNNNSVKPGNILGAVANEADIDSEYIGSIQIFDNFSTVDLPDEMPKEVLTLLQKTVVCGKRLNIVALTDKNNTARIGGSNFNGGDRDRKFGRKKFSKDRRSKGKSSNYKGKGSDGNNRRSKKPKFSR
- a CDS encoding cold-shock protein; the encoded protein is MSTTGKVKWFDAKKGFGFIEQESGDDVFVHFRAIEGDGYKSLDEGQEVVFDLEDGAKGPQAVNVIPQ